Proteins encoded by one window of Candidatus Scalindua japonica:
- the tnpC gene encoding IS66 family transposase, which produces MEAVVEITDFSIENVLAQNDELRCKLESRDHQIMLLEEKINYLLYHRFSSKSERFDKRQQLLFGNEDAACEVEPATETKVPEHTRKTGGRRVPPQHLPRVRVEHDLLEEEKQCSCGSCLNRIGEEVSFQYDVIPARFQVIENIKFKYSCSNSKCKQPPITAQQSPPAPLPRTQASPGVLAWVGSSKFADGLPLNRIASIAGKRFGVPFTSTTLADWMIKGAEQIISPLVATMENALDGHDYLHIDETTLQVLSEEGRTAKQKSYIWCRVTGGNDTPIVLMHYSPSRAGAVASKLLEGFSGFLQTDGYAGYGASASRPNVIQLGCWAHVRRKFDVARKASSPGAANIARQGMELIRELYYLDNQEKEKPPDQRKRYRQEVVKSCLDKIRSWINRNQVQAFSYGGLLSNAFTYINNQWSKLTVFVEDGRLQLDNNNAERHIRPIATGRKVWLFAQSEAGARATATWYSLVETARANGLEPYWYLRKVFEEMPMYLRDRKPVNDLLPWNVDSKELEQLARRD; this is translated from the coding sequence ATGGAAGCGGTGGTTGAAATAACAGATTTTAGTATTGAAAATGTGCTTGCGCAGAACGATGAGTTGCGTTGTAAACTCGAATCTAGAGACCACCAGATCATGCTACTCGAAGAAAAGATCAACTACCTCCTTTATCATCGTTTCAGTTCAAAGTCTGAGCGTTTTGATAAGCGCCAGCAATTGCTGTTCGGTAACGAGGATGCTGCTTGTGAGGTTGAACCTGCAACCGAAACTAAGGTACCTGAGCACACCAGAAAGACTGGTGGTCGACGTGTCCCTCCCCAGCATCTTCCGCGTGTTCGCGTGGAGCATGATCTGCTGGAAGAAGAGAAACAGTGTTCCTGTGGTTCTTGCCTGAATCGAATAGGAGAAGAGGTTTCATTTCAGTACGACGTGATTCCCGCCAGGTTTCAAGTAATAGAGAACATTAAGTTCAAGTACAGTTGCTCTAACTCCAAGTGCAAGCAACCGCCAATAACTGCACAACAAAGTCCACCGGCTCCTTTGCCTCGAACCCAAGCATCACCAGGTGTTCTTGCCTGGGTTGGTTCGAGCAAATTTGCTGATGGTCTTCCGCTAAACCGTATAGCTTCTATTGCTGGAAAACGTTTTGGCGTACCGTTCACCAGTACCACATTGGCAGACTGGATGATCAAAGGTGCAGAGCAAATTATTTCTCCTCTGGTAGCTACCATGGAAAATGCGCTTGATGGACATGACTATCTTCACATTGATGAAACCACCCTTCAGGTTCTGAGCGAAGAAGGACGAACTGCTAAACAGAAGTCCTATATCTGGTGTCGTGTTACTGGCGGTAACGATACCCCGATTGTACTTATGCACTACAGTCCCAGCCGTGCAGGAGCTGTAGCCAGCAAACTGTTGGAAGGGTTCAGTGGTTTTTTGCAAACCGATGGTTACGCTGGTTATGGGGCATCAGCCTCGCGTCCTAATGTTATCCAGTTGGGATGCTGGGCACATGTTCGTCGTAAGTTTGATGTTGCAAGAAAAGCCAGTTCGCCAGGCGCTGCCAATATTGCCCGGCAAGGCATGGAGTTGATCAGAGAACTCTACTACCTTGACAATCAAGAAAAAGAGAAACCACCGGATCAACGAAAGAGATATAGACAAGAGGTAGTTAAGTCTTGCTTGGATAAGATCCGTTCCTGGATTAATAGAAATCAGGTGCAGGCGTTTAGCTATGGAGGTTTGCTGTCGAATGCATTTACCTACATTAACAACCAATGGTCAAAACTAACAGTTTTCGTGGAAGACGGACGCCTGCAACTGGACAACAACAATGCGGAACGTCATATCCGGCCTATTGCGACGGGTAGAAAGGTGTGGTTGTTTGCACAAAGCGAGGCCGGTGCAAGGGCAACTGCAACTTGGTATTCGCTGGTTGAAACTGCAAGGGCTAATGGATTAGAGCCTTACTGGTATCTTCGAAAGGTTTTCGAAGAGATGCCAATGTATTTACGAGATCGAAAACCAGTAAATGATTTACTGCCTTGGAATGTCGATTCCAAGGAACTGGAGCAACTCGCTAGACGTGATTAA
- a CDS encoding carbonic anhydrase family protein translates to MPGLEHGLIQSPINILTKSVEQVDSRTITVRYKDEVNAVANLGHTIQLHFAEGSTISAHGKTFQFKQMHFHTPSEHQLDGMTYPMEMHIVNAAEDKENGRIEYLVASILFKMGEENKFISDFREFIPEETHSIQNIQSGRVRLSDLLMVARKNKSEEGLYFYKGSLTTPPYTESVNWYIDKHIYEASPEQIHTIKKIEGHNARKVQKIHDRIIEGS, encoded by the coding sequence TTGCCGGGCCTTGAACACGGTTTGATCCAGTCGCCTATTAATATTCTTACTAAATCGGTTGAGCAGGTAGATAGCCGTACTATTACCGTCAGATACAAGGACGAAGTAAATGCCGTTGCAAACCTGGGCCACACAATACAGCTCCATTTTGCTGAGGGTAGTACTATCTCGGCTCACGGTAAAACATTCCAATTCAAGCAGATGCATTTTCATACCCCATCAGAGCATCAGTTGGACGGTATGACATATCCAATGGAGATGCATATTGTAAATGCTGCTGAAGATAAGGAAAATGGCAGGATCGAATATCTGGTGGCAAGTATTCTCTTTAAGATGGGAGAAGAGAATAAGTTTATCAGTGACTTTCGTGAATTCATTCCGGAAGAAACACACTCAATCCAGAATATCCAGTCAGGCCGTGTAAGATTAAGTGATCTTTTAATGGTTGCCAGAAAAAACAAATCCGAAGAAGGGCTTTATTTCTACAAAGGTTCACTCACCACACCACCATATACAGAAAGTGTGAACTGGTATATTGACAAGCACATTTATGAGGCGTCTCCAGAGCAGATCCATACTATTAAAAAAATTGAGGGTCATAATGCCCGTAAAGTCCAAAAGATTCATGATAGAATTATTGAAGGAAGTTGA
- a CDS encoding cytochrome c, producing MKKINNGYLAMIFTFFLTTGILAFGWNSKEAFCGGIESLHTDRSTPSQGLMRIINSHTSKMLDAIMIGDFKEVIKESKEIINASEVVMRMFFPEEGKAGEWFQKAGNDPDDPKAVQAMKDDFEKYLNLVTDAAKKVAETSRRKNIVETYNSFDSMLRKACFKCHQTSRLEWPGWMKKDDAK from the coding sequence ATGAAGAAAATTAATAATGGATATTTGGCTATGATTTTTACATTTTTTCTGACAACAGGGATTTTAGCCTTTGGGTGGAACTCTAAAGAGGCTTTTTGCGGAGGTATTGAATCTCTTCATACAGATAGATCTACACCAAGTCAGGGCTTGATGCGCATAATCAACTCTCATACATCTAAAATGCTGGATGCTATAATGATTGGTGATTTTAAGGAGGTTATCAAGGAGTCAAAAGAAATTATCAATGCCAGTGAAGTGGTCATGCGTATGTTTTTTCCTGAAGAAGGAAAGGCTGGAGAGTGGTTTCAGAAAGCGGGAAATGATCCTGATGATCCAAAAGCTGTTCAAGCTATGAAGGATGACTTTGAGAAATATCTTAATCTGGTCACTGATGCTGCCAAAAAAGTCGCTGAAACATCCAGGAGAAAAAATATAGTAGAAACCTATAACAGTTTTGACTCCATGTTGAGAAAAGCGTGCTTTAAGTGTCACCAAACATCACGTCTGGAATGGCCTGGATGGATGAAGAAGGACGATGCAAAATAA
- a CDS encoding GAK system XXXCH domain-containing protein has product MMSDSNKQKQEFCLSAKETATKLRTLANELESGVVAIGRDKFSIADNTEVKISLKAKGDTFSSKLKFKIINSLSSIEEDARKADNNGESTSSTESGVEGYKDLKKRMSLDFKAIKKSCIQEQTLPELDMVERFYQDSKKMCSYPDKGEEFYETFLKQASYFYEAYKSSDSKAMISAIESLAQIRSDCHKKHK; this is encoded by the coding sequence ATGATGTCAGACTCAAATAAACAAAAACAAGAGTTTTGTCTTTCAGCCAAAGAGACAGCAACGAAGCTGAGAACACTTGCAAACGAACTGGAGAGTGGTGTCGTTGCTATAGGCAGAGACAAGTTCTCAATTGCAGATAATACAGAGGTAAAGATCAGCCTGAAAGCCAAAGGCGACACATTCTCGTCTAAACTAAAATTTAAAATAATAAACTCCTTATCATCAATAGAGGAAGATGCGAGGAAAGCGGATAACAATGGCGAATCTACATCATCAACAGAATCTGGCGTTGAAGGCTACAAAGATTTGAAGAAACGTATGTCACTTGATTTTAAAGCCATCAAGAAGAGTTGTATACAAGAGCAAACTCTCCCGGAGTTAGATATGGTAGAACGATTTTATCAGGATTCAAAAAAAATGTGTAGTTATCCTGACAAAGGAGAGGAATTTTACGAAACATTTCTAAAACAGGCTTCTTATTTCTATGAAGCATATAAATCCTCTGACTCGAAAGCAATGATTTCAGCAATTGAATCTCTTGCACAAATCAGAAGCGATTGCCATAAAAAGCATAAATAA
- a CDS encoding DUF5661 family protein, which produces MPLTEYVTKDEVKRVCDKLGLRDWSLIKDPVVSDEETSIILKLVNTTNMDISLATFRQGLEVELEHGTIFEDANVTNNHPVLTGKIVLAHLKETMDYYKRIEVAEIEGDLLDAIRSKNMQRIESKYKKLVEAQHVLITSVANQLKKDG; this is translated from the coding sequence ATGCCTTTGACCGAATATGTAACAAAAGATGAAGTTAAGAGAGTATGCGATAAACTTGGATTGAGAGATTGGTCTTTAATAAAAGATCCCGTCGTCTCCGATGAAGAGACGTCAATAATCTTGAAACTGGTAAATACAACAAACATGGACATCTCACTTGCAACTTTCCGACAAGGCCTGGAAGTAGAACTTGAACATGGAACGATTTTTGAGGATGCAAATGTCACCAATAACCATCCGGTTCTGACCGGAAAAATTGTTCTGGCTCATTTGAAAGAAACTATGGATTATTATAAAAGAATTGAAGTTGCCGAAATTGAAGGTGATCTACTTGACGCAATACGGTCAAAGAATATGCAAAGAATTGAATCCAAATATAAAAAACTCGTCGAAGCTCAACATGTTCTCATTACATCAGTTGCCAATCAACTCAAGAAGGATGGATAA
- a CDS encoding tetratricopeptide repeat protein, with the protein MKISVNIISCLDSRRINCFLMMVLVTLFTLPVFAQEELWEELNDKAAKLLQERRYADAIKVGEEAIKVAEDIFTPDHPCIAISKNLLGTLYWTYSRFSEAEPLFRQALDIYVKGLGPDHPKVATVLQNLADMYLAQDRYGEAEPLYKDALNIYENAFGLDHPSVVAALNSLGGLFQDQGKYADALPVFERALSIEEETLGPDHPDIATSLNNLATLNYYLGINDMAESLYIRALEIYEKTYGKGHPFVATVLVNMVEFYEKIGKADEAELFAERVKQIQSQYE; encoded by the coding sequence GTGAAAATTTCTGTAAATATAATTAGTTGTTTAGATTCACGTAGGATCAACTGTTTTTTGATGATGGTTCTGGTAACATTGTTTACTTTACCGGTATTTGCTCAGGAGGAATTGTGGGAGGAATTGAATGATAAGGCTGCTAAGCTTTTACAGGAGAGAAGATACGCGGATGCAATAAAGGTGGGTGAAGAAGCAATTAAGGTTGCGGAAGATATATTTACTCCAGACCATCCCTGTATTGCTATTTCCAAGAATTTACTTGGAACACTTTATTGGACCTATAGCAGGTTTTCAGAAGCGGAACCTCTCTTCAGACAGGCACTTGATATTTATGTAAAAGGTCTTGGTCCTGATCATCCCAAAGTTGCCACAGTCTTGCAGAATTTAGCAGATATGTATCTGGCTCAGGATAGATATGGTGAAGCAGAGCCTCTTTACAAGGATGCTCTTAATATATATGAGAACGCTTTTGGACTTGACCATCCCAGTGTTGTGGCTGCGTTGAACAGTCTGGGAGGGCTTTTCCAGGATCAGGGGAAATACGCAGATGCGTTACCGGTTTTCGAACGTGCATTGAGTATCGAAGAAGAGACACTTGGCCCGGATCATCCTGATATCGCCACGTCACTGAACAATCTGGCTACACTTAATTACTATCTGGGAATTAATGATATGGCTGAGTCTCTTTATATACGGGCACTGGAGATATATGAAAAAACGTATGGTAAAGGCCATCCATTTGTCGCAACCGTGCTGGTGAACATGGTAGAGTTTTATGAGAAGATTGGAAAGGCAGACGAAGCAGAACTATTCGCGGAAAGAGTGAAGCAGATTCAGTCACAGTACGAGTGA
- a CDS encoding glucose-1-phosphate adenylyltransferase codes for MNNPNMNHVAGIILGGGKGTRLFPLTKERSKPAVPLAGKYRLVDIPVSNCINSGIKKIFVITQFNSESLNRSVYETYKFDHFSHGYIRILAAEQSMESKEWLQGTADAIRKNIKHISADMNVRYCMILSGDQLYKMDYNQIISKHKESSADVTIALTVVDKAKASEFGLAMVDDKGDITAFTEKPKDTSLIKSYYIPSSVKQSEGLSPDKDYVLANMGIYLFSKDYLCELMESTDEADFGKHIIPSLLGKKKLTGFFHNAYWEDIGTIRAFYEANIKLTSPSPQISFYDTEHPIYAQPLFLPPTRLEQCDIRDSLISDGCNVHKVSINRSVIGVRSIINRNTSITDSIIMGADYYETRETGKEGQIKLGIGNNCVIERAIIDKNAYIGNNVKIINQEKSDYREGDGYLIKDGIVVVEKGAVIPDGTVI; via the coding sequence ATGAACAATCCGAACATGAACCATGTAGCTGGTATAATTCTGGGTGGAGGAAAAGGGACTCGCCTTTTCCCTTTAACAAAAGAGAGGTCAAAGCCGGCAGTCCCACTTGCCGGAAAATATCGGCTTGTCGACATACCGGTGAGCAATTGTATTAATTCCGGAATAAAAAAGATCTTTGTCATTACTCAATTCAATTCAGAGTCTCTTAACAGGAGTGTTTACGAAACCTACAAATTCGACCATTTCTCGCATGGATATATTCGTATCCTTGCTGCTGAGCAGAGTATGGAAAGTAAGGAGTGGTTACAGGGAACTGCAGACGCTATAAGAAAAAACATTAAACATATTTCGGCTGACATGAATGTAAGATACTGCATGATCCTTTCAGGCGACCAATTGTACAAAATGGACTATAATCAGATTATCTCAAAGCATAAAGAGAGCAGTGCGGACGTAACAATTGCACTGACCGTCGTGGACAAGGCAAAAGCATCTGAGTTTGGACTTGCCATGGTAGATGATAAAGGAGATATCACGGCATTTACAGAAAAGCCAAAAGACACTTCACTTATTAAATCATATTATATTCCTTCATCAGTTAAACAATCTGAAGGGCTAAGCCCTGACAAGGATTATGTCCTGGCAAATATGGGGATCTACCTGTTTTCTAAAGATTATCTCTGCGAGCTTATGGAAAGCACTGATGAAGCTGATTTCGGAAAACATATTATCCCAAGCCTTCTCGGAAAGAAAAAGCTGACCGGTTTCTTTCATAATGCTTATTGGGAAGATATTGGTACGATACGGGCATTTTATGAAGCCAATATTAAGCTGACTTCTCCTTCTCCACAGATCTCATTCTACGACACAGAACATCCTATTTATGCGCAACCGCTGTTCTTACCCCCTACCCGCTTAGAACAATGTGACATTCGAGATTCACTCATTTCTGACGGGTGCAATGTTCACAAAGTCTCTATCAACCGATCCGTAATTGGTGTGCGAAGTATAATTAACAGGAATACCTCCATCACAGACTCAATTATTATGGGAGCTGATTATTACGAAACGAGAGAAACAGGGAAAGAGGGGCAGATAAAACTTGGTATTGGAAACAACTGTGTAATTGAACGAGCAATCATAGATAAGAATGCTTATATAGGCAATAATGTAAAAATTATCAATCAGGAGAAATCAGACTATAGGGAAGGAGATGGTTATTTGATCAAGGATGGAATAGTTGTAGTGGAAAAAGGAGCAGTTATTCCTGACGGGACTGTTATATGA
- a CDS encoding YezD family protein: MEYTRNIKKISFEESVQRTIPILADLLKDTKYGYIQITVQDGRVVQIDKTEKLRFNYQKPKQARLNRY; encoded by the coding sequence ATGGAATATACCAGAAATATTAAAAAAATTTCTTTTGAGGAAAGTGTACAACGAACCATCCCGATATTGGCGGATTTGTTAAAGGATACTAAATACGGTTACATTCAAATAACAGTACAGGATGGCAGAGTTGTACAAATTGATAAAACGGAGAAATTAAGATTTAATTATCAGAAGCCAAAACAGGCACGTTTAAATAGATACTGA
- a CDS encoding OprO/OprP family phosphate-selective porin has translation MMKLSTICWMIIALLTLTFFLEPVKDVTAQESNDLKWQLKKMEEMMRKQQGMIENLKDKIEIQEDISKSYVTPIDDEVIGKKVDEYLQKGEGKGMWAEIIKRPKLGYKKGFFFETKDKRFSMKINGRIQFRYSYEDRDNMHDTDEQQDDSSFRIRRSRVKFSGKAYKHFKYKIELALSSTGTVDGSRAIELYDFYASWNKNPAFSVQFGQWKVPWNRQRVVSSQNQQMIDRASSQDEFTMDRQIGVMLHGKLFNKKFEYYTGAFNGNARNQRSNDNNEMLYIARVSWNPFGAYGKGIGEVESDINFSKKPIAHVSAAMAYDGAADRERFSSTTIDLDPPVGTGITLKEVNKTSVVAEYGLKYKGFSTNAEAYWRRFDDIRANNIDSVGSGVIIDRGFFVQGGYFILPKKLEVAGRYSLVDFDDERDEDAVREVALGVNWFINGTHDNKLQFNWIRQDNELPNSASRSDDIDNTYRLQYQLAF, from the coding sequence ATGATGAAGCTTTCAACAATATGTTGGATGATAATTGCACTTTTGACCCTAACTTTTTTTCTTGAACCAGTTAAGGATGTAACGGCTCAGGAAAGTAATGATTTGAAATGGCAATTAAAAAAAATGGAAGAGATGATGCGTAAACAGCAGGGAATGATTGAGAATCTGAAGGACAAAATAGAGATACAGGAAGATATCTCAAAATCGTATGTAACGCCCATAGATGATGAAGTAATTGGCAAGAAGGTTGACGAATATCTCCAAAAAGGAGAGGGCAAGGGTATGTGGGCTGAAATTATTAAGAGACCCAAGTTAGGCTATAAGAAAGGGTTTTTCTTTGAGACAAAGGACAAGAGATTCTCCATGAAGATAAACGGAAGGATCCAGTTTAGGTATAGCTATGAGGACCGTGATAATATGCACGACACAGACGAACAACAGGATGACAGTTCATTCAGGATACGCCGATCGCGAGTAAAATTTTCCGGCAAGGCATACAAACACTTCAAATATAAGATAGAACTTGCTCTATCATCTACAGGCACTGTTGACGGCAGCAGGGCCATAGAACTGTATGACTTCTATGCATCTTGGAACAAAAATCCGGCATTTTCTGTCCAGTTTGGTCAATGGAAGGTACCATGGAACAGACAGCGTGTGGTATCCTCTCAGAACCAGCAGATGATAGACCGTGCCAGCTCACAGGATGAGTTTACTATGGACCGGCAGATCGGTGTAATGCTGCACGGCAAACTGTTTAATAAAAAGTTTGAGTATTATACAGGTGCATTTAACGGTAACGCCAGGAACCAGAGATCGAATGACAACAACGAAATGCTTTATATAGCAAGGGTCTCCTGGAACCCGTTCGGTGCGTATGGTAAGGGTATAGGAGAGGTTGAGAGCGATATCAATTTTTCAAAGAAACCAATTGCCCACGTATCCGCTGCCATGGCATACGACGGAGCTGCGGATAGAGAAAGATTTAGCAGCACTACCATTGATCTTGACCCCCCTGTTGGTACCGGTATTACACTTAAAGAGGTTAACAAGACCAGCGTAGTAGCCGAGTACGGTCTTAAGTATAAGGGTTTTTCAACTAACGCAGAAGCATACTGGCGAAGGTTTGATGATATCCGCGCAAACAATATTGATTCTGTTGGTTCCGGTGTCATCATTGACAGAGGTTTCTTTGTACAGGGAGGATATTTCATTCTGCCAAAAAAACTTGAGGTAGCAGGCCGGTATTCACTCGTTGACTTTGATGATGAAAGAGATGAAGACGCTGTAAGAGAGGTCGCTTTAGGAGTCAACTGGTTTATTAACGGAACTCACGATAATAAGCTGCAGTTTAACTGGATCCGTCAGGACAATGAACTGCCAAATTCAGCCAGCCGATCAGATGATATAGACAACACTTACCGTCTGCAATACCAGTTGGCATTTTAA
- a CDS encoding PstS family phosphate ABC transporter substrate-binding protein, whose amino-acid sequence MMKQFFIAVILISMCLASLSTKGEAVAVDSGIQPYTKVSGVSGNLNSIGSDTMNNLMTFWAEGFNRLYPNVKIQIEGKGSSTAPPALILGTSQLGPMSRAMKPTEVDDFERRYGYKPTQIRTSLDALAVYVNKDNPIKGLNFAQVDAIFSKTRKGAHREDITTWGKVGLPGQWGNRPISLYGRNSASGTYGYFKKKALFKGDYKNTVKEQPGSASVVQGVTEDRYGIGYSGIGYKTSGVRAVPLVKKGNSYKEAVLENVLDGSYPLARFLYVYVNKKPNKPLDPLIQEFVKYILSKEGQEVVIKDGYLPVPVTVVKEELGKIK is encoded by the coding sequence ATGATGAAACAATTTTTTATTGCTGTAATACTAATCAGCATGTGTCTGGCAAGTTTATCCACTAAAGGAGAGGCAGTGGCAGTTGACTCCGGCATACAACCTTATACAAAAGTTAGTGGTGTTTCCGGAAATCTCAACAGTATAGGCTCTGACACTATGAATAACCTGATGACTTTCTGGGCCGAAGGGTTTAACAGGTTATATCCCAACGTCAAAATACAGATAGAGGGTAAAGGCTCTTCAACCGCCCCACCCGCATTAATACTTGGGACTTCACAGTTAGGCCCGATGAGCAGGGCTATGAAACCAACAGAAGTAGATGATTTTGAAAGAAGATATGGCTATAAACCGACACAGATAAGAACCTCCCTTGATGCACTGGCCGTATACGTAAATAAAGATAACCCTATAAAAGGTTTGAATTTTGCCCAGGTAGACGCGATTTTTTCAAAAACGAGAAAAGGTGCACATAGAGAGGATATTACAACATGGGGTAAGGTAGGATTACCAGGTCAATGGGGAAACAGGCCGATTAGTCTTTACGGACGTAACTCCGCATCCGGAACGTATGGCTACTTCAAGAAAAAAGCGCTTTTCAAGGGTGATTACAAAAATACGGTCAAAGAACAACCTGGATCCGCATCTGTTGTACAGGGAGTGACTGAAGACAGGTATGGAATAGGATACAGTGGTATCGGATACAAGACCTCCGGTGTACGTGCAGTACCTCTTGTAAAAAAAGGCAACTCATATAAAGAAGCGGTACTAGAGAATGTATTGGATGGTTCATATCCACTGGCAAGGTTTCTCTATGTCTATGTTAATAAGAAACCGAACAAGCCTCTTGATCCGTTGATTCAAGAGTTTGTTAAATACATATTAAGTAAAGAAGGTCAGGAAGTCGTTATAAAAGACGGTTATCTCCCTGTACCTGTTACCGTTGTAAAAGAAGAACTTGGAAAAATAAAGTAG